In Anaerolineales bacterium, the following proteins share a genomic window:
- a CDS encoding flippase-like domain-containing protein — MRKLLIGLALMVGVLFILNHFTQFDEILVVLQRSDWRFIALALLCVAGWLLCTAATYQSVFAALGVERPLGPLVPLAAAANFVNVVAPSMGMSGMAVIISDAHRRQLPSAHATVAGALFVLFEYAGFALYLVLGLLVLFRRDDISGPELAASGVLLAMTGVLLVILYLGMRAPAELGRLLRWIARSTNTLSAPLTKRKAISEERAEQFAHDIATGLHSARQPRKLWKPLFYALLGKGLLLGVLTSVFLAFQVPLSIGTLIAGFAIAYLFLIVSPTPAGVGVVEGVLTLSLSSMFVPLEQAAVITLSYRVLTFWLPLFFGFLSFQFLQIRKPFPASS, encoded by the coding sequence ATGCGAAAATTACTGATCGGCCTGGCGCTAATGGTGGGGGTGTTGTTCATCCTCAACCACTTCACCCAATTTGATGAGATCCTGGTGGTGCTGCAGCGCAGCGATTGGCGCTTCATCGCCCTGGCGCTGCTGTGCGTGGCTGGTTGGCTGCTGTGCACCGCGGCCACCTACCAGAGCGTCTTCGCCGCGCTGGGCGTAGAACGCCCCCTGGGGCCGCTGGTGCCGCTAGCCGCCGCGGCCAACTTCGTCAACGTGGTGGCGCCTTCGATGGGCATGAGCGGCATGGCCGTGATCATCTCGGATGCACACCGCCGCCAACTGCCCTCGGCGCACGCCACCGTGGCTGGCGCGCTCTTCGTGTTGTTCGAGTACGCGGGGTTTGCGCTCTACCTGGTGCTGGGGCTGCTGGTACTCTTCCGCCGTGATGACATCAGCGGCCCGGAACTGGCCGCCTCGGGTGTGCTGCTGGCGATGACCGGCGTGCTGCTGGTGATCTTGTACCTGGGCATGCGCGCCCCGGCCGAGCTGGGGCGCCTGCTACGCTGGATCGCGCGCAGCACTAATACGCTTAGCGCACCGTTGACCAAGCGTAAAGCCATCTCCGAAGAGCGCGCCGAGCAGTTCGCCCATGACATCGCCACCGGGCTGCACTCTGCGCGCCAGCCGCGCAAATTATGGAAGCCGCTCTTTTACGCGCTGCTCGGCAAGGGCCTATTGCTCGGCGTGCTGACCTCCGTATTCCTGGCCTTTCAAGTGCCGCTCTCGATCGGCACGCTGATCGCCGGCTTCGCCATCGCCTACCTGTTTCTGATCGTTTCGCCCACCCCGGCCGGCGTGGGCGTGGTGGAAGGTGTGCTGACCCTCTCGCTTTCCTCGATGTTCGTGCCACTGGAACAAGCCGCCGTGATCACGCTGAGTTACCGCGTGCTCACCTTTTGGCTGCCCCTGTTCTTCGGTTTCCTCAGTTTTCAATTTCTGCAAATTCGCAAACCATTTCCGGCCAGCTCGTAA